The following are from one region of the Candidatus Equadaptatus faecalis genome:
- a CDS encoding polysaccharide pyruvyl transferase family protein: MQKIAIVTLFLNNNNYGGTLQAYALCAFLKKNNINAEQISYNFRQSKKITVSNIRFRFLKRVLHKCLSLLWRLKNILFPDKAHKICALCKKEFQQREENYINFRKNFVPHSQRIYSETTLPACVDDYDAFIVGSDQVWNFNWSSLPFFLNFVPSTKIKLSYAASIGKDDLTDGEKNIFRKYLADFTAISVREKSTQEILSKELGRNVAWTVDPTLLLDKEDWDEICSDKKYDFPYLFCYFLGSDNDQRLLAEKYAKQHGLKIVSIPHATGTSLWSVCLNDVDFGDYQECDASPEDFLALIRNADMVFTDSFHACVFSCIFQRQFFAFQRLEYGGMSSRIYSLLEMFGLSERFCDSEKKRTMEYIELQKKAEYSEIPQKFKERRELSERFLAENLR, translated from the coding sequence TTGCAAAAAATAGCGATAGTTACGCTCTTTCTCAATAATAATAATTACGGGGGTACGCTTCAAGCGTATGCCTTGTGTGCTTTTTTGAAAAAAAACAATATTAATGCAGAACAAATTTCCTACAACTTTCGCCAATCAAAAAAAATCACAGTTAGTAATATTCGCTTTAGATTTCTTAAACGTGTGTTGCATAAGTGTTTGAGTTTACTTTGGAGGTTGAAAAATATATTGTTCCCTGATAAGGCGCATAAAATTTGCGCGTTATGCAAAAAGGAATTTCAGCAAAGAGAAGAAAATTATATTAATTTTCGCAAAAATTTTGTTCCGCATAGTCAGAGAATATATAGTGAAACCACGTTGCCTGCTTGTGTTGATGACTATGACGCATTTATTGTAGGTAGTGATCAAGTTTGGAATTTTAATTGGTCAAGTCTGCCATTCTTTTTGAATTTTGTACCGTCTACCAAAATTAAGCTGTCATATGCGGCAAGTATAGGCAAAGATGATTTGACGGACGGGGAAAAAAATATATTCAGGAAATATCTTGCAGATTTTACAGCTATCTCCGTGAGGGAAAAATCAACTCAGGAAATTTTATCAAAGGAATTAGGGCGCAATGTTGCATGGACAGTTGACCCCACACTGCTTTTGGATAAAGAGGACTGGGATGAAATTTGTTCTGATAAAAAATATGATTTCCCGTATCTGTTCTGTTATTTCCTTGGCAGTGACAATGACCAGAGATTGTTGGCGGAGAAGTATGCAAAGCAGCACGGCTTAAAAATAGTTAGCATCCCACATGCAACCGGAACAAGTTTGTGGTCTGTGTGTCTGAATGACGTTGATTTCGGCGATTATCAGGAGTGCGATGCTTCACCGGAAGATTTTCTTGCTCTTATACGCAACGCGGATATGGTGTTTACCGACAGTTTTCATGCCTGTGTGTTTTCGTGCATTTTTCAGCGACAGTTCTTTGCATTTCAGCGGCTTGAATACGGCGGTATGAGTTCGAGGATATACAGTTTGCTTGAAATGTTTGGTTTGTCAGAGCGTTTCTGTGATTCTGAAAAGAAGAGAACTATGGAATATATAGAGTTGCAGAAGAAGGCAGAATATTCGGAAATTCCGCAAAAGTTTAAGGAACGCAGGGAATTGTCCGAAAGATTTTTAGCGGAGAATTTAAGATAA
- a CDS encoding glycosyltransferase family 2 protein encodes MKFSVIIPIYNVEKYLEQCVDSLICQTYRDIEIILVDDGSPDRCPQMCDEYALKDAKIKVIHKANGGQTSARLAGIKIATGDYIVPVDGDDWVASNYIEKFAETAEKYNADIICCGHYKAFENKNIAAFMPDRAGFYSRKNIEREIFPKLIQKSNGTTFTPCLWSKAYKRNVYVKQQLQVNPKIKIGEDGACTIPCIYNANSVFIIPECLYYYRQNPESTTKDKKAFPWDGPELIQRHLEENLDISKFDFKNQLYRKTVHELFYVIVSQFYRKEPYFGIVADIKQQIVNPVYKDAIDNAKFAGSAKAVLLHFALKQHLFWLIWLYNKIK; translated from the coding sequence ATGAAATTTAGCGTAATAATACCAATCTATAATGTTGAAAAATATCTCGAACAATGTGTAGATAGCCTAATCTGTCAGACTTACAGGGATATTGAAATTATCCTCGTTGACGATGGCTCTCCCGACCGCTGTCCGCAAATGTGTGACGAGTATGCGCTGAAAGACGCAAAAATCAAAGTAATCCATAAAGCAAACGGCGGGCAAACTTCTGCTCGTTTAGCTGGTATTAAAATAGCAACCGGTGACTACATTGTACCAGTCGATGGTGATGATTGGGTTGCGTCAAATTACATAGAGAAGTTCGCCGAAACAGCAGAGAAATATAACGCAGATATAATCTGCTGCGGGCATTACAAAGCTTTTGAAAATAAGAATATTGCTGCTTTTATGCCGGACAGAGCGGGGTTCTATTCAAGAAAAAATATTGAAAGAGAAATATTTCCCAAGTTAATTCAAAAAAGCAACGGAACAACCTTTACTCCATGCTTATGGTCGAAAGCTTATAAACGTAATGTATATGTTAAGCAGCAATTACAAGTAAATCCTAAAATCAAAATAGGCGAAGACGGAGCATGCACAATTCCATGTATTTACAATGCGAATTCGGTTTTTATTATCCCCGAATGCCTGTATTATTACCGCCAAAACCCTGAGTCTACGACAAAAGACAAAAAGGCTTTTCCGTGGGATGGCCCTGAACTTATTCAAAGACATTTGGAAGAAAATCTTGATATATCAAAGTTTGATTTTAAGAACCAACTTTACAGAAAAACCGTTCATGAATTGTTTTATGTTATAGTGTCACAGTTTTATAGGAAAGAACCATATTTTGGTATAGTGGCAGACATAAAACAACAGATAGTCAATCCAGTTTATAAAGACGCCATAGACAATGCTAAATTTGCCGGCTCTGCAAAGGCTGTTTTGCTCCACTTTGCGCTTAAACAACATTTATTTTGGCTGATTTGGCTGTATAATAAGATAAAATAA
- a CDS encoding oligosaccharide flippase family protein, whose amino-acid sequence MNCISTKALINTIDVSKQRKLGAMLSYVNIALNMLVAVAYTPVMLRLLGQSEYGLYSLSSSIISYLGLLGFGLSSGYIRFYSLVKAKNDETGIAKLNGMFLLILSAIALIAFIAGCTIALNLGFVMNHKLSLIEMSKMRIMVFLLSVNLALSFPSELVNAYATVHECFVFQRLLQIAQTAAKPIVTIPLLLMGYASIGMTVVAVFVHISAMLVLTWFCLKKLKMRFVFTSLNWSLFSEIVVFSSYIFMNFIVDRVNWSVDSYLIGIFHGTAAVGIYSVAALIAQQYNGFSTAVSNVFVPKVNMIVSTTNDNRELTELFTKVGRVQFYIIALILICFVFLGHPFIVMWAGKNYSTAYLMTLLLIVPVTIPLVQNLGIEIQRAKNMHKFRSVVYTLMAGANLLISIPLCKVYGGVGAAAGTALALILANGFIMNWYYHFRIRIDVVYFWRGIADILPALFPPVFAGIVLVKFFNTYCISHFLLGACLLVCVYIASVWLFAFNDFEKNLVLPFIRKIAVKAGIIR is encoded by the coding sequence ATGAATTGTATTTCTACAAAGGCACTTATCAACACAATTGACGTTTCAAAACAACGTAAGTTGGGAGCAATGCTTTCCTACGTTAACATCGCTTTGAATATGCTTGTAGCTGTTGCCTACACGCCTGTTATGCTCAGGCTTTTGGGGCAGAGCGAATATGGGCTTTACAGTCTTTCATCTTCTATAATAAGCTATTTGGGGTTGCTGGGTTTTGGCTTGTCGTCAGGCTATATAAGATTTTATTCTCTTGTAAAGGCTAAAAATGATGAGACAGGCATTGCAAAATTAAACGGAATGTTTTTGCTGATACTTTCGGCAATCGCTTTAATTGCGTTTATTGCCGGGTGTACTATTGCGTTAAATTTGGGTTTTGTGATGAATCACAAATTATCGTTGATTGAAATGAGCAAAATGAGGATAATGGTTTTCCTTTTGTCTGTGAACCTTGCCTTGAGTTTCCCCTCTGAACTTGTGAACGCTTATGCTACTGTGCATGAATGTTTCGTGTTTCAGCGGCTTTTACAGATTGCCCAAACGGCGGCAAAACCGATTGTCACGATTCCTCTCCTGCTTATGGGATACGCGTCAATCGGAATGACTGTTGTCGCGGTTTTTGTTCATATTTCTGCCATGTTAGTTTTGACTTGGTTCTGCCTAAAAAAATTAAAAATGCGGTTTGTTTTTACCTCTCTAAACTGGAGTTTGTTTAGTGAAATTGTTGTATTTTCGTCTTATATCTTTATGAATTTTATTGTAGACAGAGTTAACTGGAGCGTAGATTCATATTTAATAGGGATTTTTCACGGTACGGCAGCCGTGGGTATTTATTCCGTTGCTGCACTTATTGCCCAGCAGTACAATGGTTTTTCAACAGCTGTGTCAAATGTTTTTGTTCCGAAGGTCAATATGATTGTTTCGACAACGAATGACAACAGAGAACTTACGGAGTTGTTTACGAAAGTCGGGCGTGTGCAGTTTTACATAATTGCGCTGATACTGATTTGTTTTGTATTTTTGGGACATCCGTTTATTGTCATGTGGGCAGGAAAAAATTATTCAACAGCATATCTTATGACGCTGTTGTTGATTGTTCCGGTAACAATTCCGCTTGTACAGAATCTCGGTATTGAAATACAACGCGCCAAAAATATGCATAAATTCCGTTCGGTTGTGTATACGCTGATGGCAGGCGCAAATCTGCTTATAAGCATTCCCTTGTGCAAAGTGTACGGAGGAGTCGGCGCAGCGGCTGGAACTGCTTTGGCACTGATATTGGCAAACGGTTTTATTATGAACTGGTATTACCATTTCAGAATTAGAATTGACGTGGTTTATTTTTGGCGTGGTATAGCGGATATCTTGCCCGCCCTGTTCCCGCCTGTTTTTGCAGGGATTGTTCTTGTTAAATTTTTCAATACTTACTGCATATCACATTTTCTGCTCGGCGCGTGTCTTTTAGTTTGTGTGTATATTGCCTCTGTATGGCTTTTTGCGTTTAATGATTTTGAAAAGAATTTGGTACTGCCGTTTATAAGGAAAATAGCGGTGAAAGCAGGGATTATAAGATGA